From Clostridium sp. SY8519:
CGGGACGGAAGTGGTGATCTATTCGATCGTGAATTCACTGACAGAACTTCCGGGAATCACCTCCGTGCAGATTTCCATTGACGGCAATTCCGACCTGCTGTACCGCAACTCGATGCCCCTTCAGATCTATTACGAAAAAAATTCTGACCTGGTGAACAGACAGTCCTAGTAATACGGGCAGCAAACTGCAGAAACATGAGAGAGTGTCAGGAGGTTTCGTCTGCGGCACTTCAGAATATTGCTTTTATCCGCTGCGGCAGCCGCGGTGATCTTGATGTATCTATCCGGTATGATGGAATCACAGCGCTGCAGCAGCTTTTTTTCACAGGATCTGCGGGGAACGGCCACCGGCATTGTGACCGAACGAAGCAGAAAAGAGGAAGGCGCGGTCTATGTGATCCACAGGGTGTCGGTACGCAGCGGGAAAGGAGGGTACCGGCTTCCCGGAATGCTTCTGTACAGCCGGAATGACCGGATTCCGGCAGGAAGCAGAGTGCGTGTTTCCGGCGTGATGCAGCCATTTTCCCGCAGGACCAATGAGGGGAATTTTGACCCACGTCAGTATTATCAGCAAAAAAGGATTTTCTGCTGTCTGACCTGCGATTCGATTCAGGTGATCTGTTATCCCCGGTTTCCGGTGAGAGAAGGACTGACAGAGATCAGGGAAAGACTGGCGGCGGTATATCAGCAGGCGCTCCCCGGCCGGACGGCGGGGATTCTCTGCGCGCTTACAGTGGGAGACAGAAGCGGCCTGGAAGAAGAGGAACTGGCGGCCTATCAGGATCACGGAATTGCGCATATTCTCGCGATTTCCGGTCTCCATGTATCTGTGGTGGGCATGAGCTTATACCGGCTGCTGCGGAAGCGGTTCCGTGTTTCCTACGGCGCGGCGGTGTCTGTCTGCGGCATGGTGCTGCTTCTGTACGGAGCAGTCAGCGGCTGGCCGGCCAGCAGTGCCCGCGCGGTGATCATGTCCCTGTACATGCTGGGAGCGGAATGGTCCGGCCGAAAGTATGATTCCCGGATGGGACTGCTCAGCGCGGCCCTTATCCTGCTTCTGGTGGATCCGTTTTTCCTGCGGCAGGCAGGGTTCCAGCTGTCCTTCTGCGCGATTCTGTCGATTCTTGCCCTTTATCCTTCGGTATCTGCGCTGTATGGCCGCTTTCCGCTTCCGCCGCCGGTCCGCGCTCTGCTGGATCGCAGCGGATTTGCCATGAGTCTTACGGTGAGTCTGGGAATGCTTCCTTTGACTGCCTGGTATTTTTATCAGATCCCCGTCTATGCGGTTTTTCTCAACCTGCTGGTCATCCCGCTGTGCGGCCCGCTGCTGATCTGCGCTCTGGCCAGCGGACTGCTCGGGCTGGTATCTCTGACCGGCGCAGGCATCCTGCTGCTTCCCTGCAGGGGGATCCTTGCTCTGTTCCGGTCTGCCATGGATCTGACGGACCTGCTTCCAGGCGGCACATGGATTGTGGGGCGACCGCCGCTTTGGGCAATGGCGCTCTTTTATATTATGTTATTCGGCACGGCAGTATGGATGCGGCTGCTGGAGCGGCGCCTGGTGCAGAGAAGGGATCAGAGCGGTGCGGCACGCAGAAGAAAAATTTACCGCCGCTGCTGTGTGCTGCGGGGTCTGCTGACGGGCGGATCTGCTGCAGTCATGAGTGTTTTTCTGCTGGTTCCGCCCCCGCCGTCCTTTGAGATCAATCTGCTGGATGTGGGGCAGGGGGACGGCATTCACATTCAGACAGCGGACGGCGGCAATGTCTGCATCGACGGCGGCAGCAGCAATATTTCCTCCGTTGGTCTCCGGCGCATTCTTCCCTATCTGCGTTACCGCAAGGTAAAAAAAATAGACTGGTGGCTGGTATCCCACACGGACGAGGATCATATCAGCGGTCTGCTGGAAATCCTCCGCGCAGGGTATCCGGTTTCCAATCTGGTGTTCAGCAGGGCGTCCGCCGCCGCAGATGCCGGGGATGCCGGAATGGGGGAATTGCGCAAAGCGGCGGCAGCAGCAGGCTGCCGGGTGGTATATGTGCAGGCGGGGGACTGTCTGCGCATGGGAAAAATTACAATGACCTGTCTGTATCCCCGCAGGAATGACCGATCAGAAGATCCGAATGAACTTTGCCAGGTCTGGCGTCTGGAAGGCGGGGGGATTTCCGCACTGTTTACCGGAGATCTGGGAAAAAAAGGAGAAGAAGAGATGATCCGGCGCGGACAGGTCAGAAAAGTTGATGTGCTGAAAGTGGGACATCATGGATCCAAAGGCTCCACTTCGGAGGAATTTCTGAGAAAGGCAGCGCCGGAAGCAGCGCTGATTTCTGTAGCGGAACATAACCGCTACCGCCATCCTTCCCCGGATACGCTGAAACGGCTGCGGGAGGCAGGAGCCAGGATTTATACGACGAAAAACGGCGGCCAGATCCGGATCCGCGTCAGGGCGTCTGAAACAGGAACCAATGGAAGCAGGGCCTTTTATACCGAACGTCCCTGTGGCTACTCGGACTGAGGAGAGGCTTCCCTTCGCGTCACCTGATTGACGATTAAGATGCCGGCGCAGACCAGGGCCAGTGCCGGAAATACCGCGAATGGAAGGGTGGAATTTTCGCCGGCGAAAAGCAGGGACAGCAGGACGCCGAAGATCGGAATCGTAAAGGAAAATACGGTTACCCGGGAGACCGGATGGTATTTCAGCAGAATGCCCCAGAGGGTGTAGGCAACGGAAGAGATCAGCGCCATATAAAGCAGAAGAAGGAAGGCGGACGGTCCGGCCGGATGCAGATGGCCGCCCATGCCGGCGCCGATTCCCATCAGCACTATTCCGCCCAGGGAAAACTGCCAGCCGGAAAGCATCACCGGATCATGTTTTCCGGAAAAGATCTTCAGACAGGCGGTGGAAATGCCCGAAGACAGGGCGGACAGAAGCATCAGGGCATCTCCCAGCGGAGCCGCGTGCAGGGAAACAGAGGTGCCGCCCAGGTTTACGAGGACCAGGCCGGCAAATCCGACCAGGCATCCCAGAAGTTTCAGGAGGGACAGCCGCTCGGCGCGGAAGAGCAGCGCCGCCGTCAGAATGGAAAAAAAGGTGGTGGTGCCGGTGATCAGAGCCCCCTTGACTGCCGTGGAGTGCGCCAGGCCTGTGTAAAAAAAAGCATACTGCAGAATCGTCTGAAACAGGCTGAGTACCGCAATGCCCGGTAGGGCAGCCCGGTCCGGAAGAATTACTTTTCTGCGGCGGATGGATTCAAAGATCAGTACCTGGATGCCGGCCAGAAAGAAACGCAGTCCGGCAAAGAGCATCTGCGCGCCGGTATCCGAGCCGGCGACCGCAAACAGGCGGTAGCCGATTTTTATACTTGGGAAAGCGCTGCCCCAGAGGGCGCAGCTGATTAATGCACAGAGAATCAGTGCAGGGGTTTTTGCCATAATCGAAGTTTTTGTATTCATGGCAAATATAGTAGCATGATTTTCCGTGAGAAGCAACGGCTGCCGCGGTTGACAGGCAGGAATCCGACTTGTTAGAATATTTTTATGAAGCAGATAAATACAGATATTAAAAATCAAACCTTTCAAAATCTTTACCTGATTTTCGGGGAAGAACGCTATCTGGCGGTGCAGACCAAAGAAAATCTGATCCGTGCGCTGACCGATCCGCAGGATACGATGAATTATACGGTGATGGAGGGAAAGCGCACAGACCCCGGAGAATTGATCGAACTGGCCAGAACGCTGCCCTTTTTCGCGGAACGCAGGGTGATTCTTGTGGAAGACAGCGGTTTCTTTCGCTCTTCCCAGGAACGTCTGGTGAATTTCCTCCCGGAACTTCCGGAAAGTACGGTTCTGATATTTGCGGAATCGGAAGTGGACAAACGCGGCAAATTATATAAATATATCCAGAAACACGGACATGCGGCAGAATGCGGCAGACAGAAAACAGAGACACTGGTGCTCTGGGTCGGGCAGAAGCTGAAGGCGGAACACAAGAAGATCACCCGCAGTGTGATGGAACTGTTCCTGTCCCGCACCGGGGATGATATGAATGTAATCGCGAACGAACTGGAAAAACTGCTGGCATATACCATGGACCGGACGGTGATATCCGCGGAAGATGTGGAAGCGGTCTGCGGCAGTCAGGTGCAGGGAAAGATATTTGCCATGATTGACGCGATTGCAGAACGGAATCAGCAGAAGGCGCTTCGCTATTATCAGGATCTGGTGATGCTCCGGGAACCGCCCATGCGGATCCTGGCACTGATTACACGGCAGTTCCATATTCTGGAACAGCTGAAAAGCATGCAGGAAAAGGGGGTTCCACGGCAGCAGGCGGCATCCCGGTTAAAGATTCCGCCCTTTGCGGTGAAAAAAAATCTCGGACAGGCGTCGAAATTTACCGCAGACAGACTGCGGAAGGCCTTTGCCGACTGTATCCGTACCGACGAGGAAATAAAAAGCGGCAGACAAAACGACCGCCTGGCGGTGGAACTGCTGATCATCAGGTACAGCGCGTAAATAAAAGCATAAAAAAACAGCTGGATGACGGTTCCAGCTGTTTTTGCGATCTGTTTTACGCCGTATATTAATTCATGCCGTTTACTAACTTGCTTAAACGGGAAACTTTTCTTGCAGCGTTGTTTTTGTGGTAGATTCCTTTGCCGGCTGCCTTGCTGATTACAGAAGTAGCGGCAAGTAATGCTGCGGATGCAGCTTCTTTGTCATTAGCTGCGACAGCTGCTTCCACTTTCTTGATAGCAGTCTTAACAGAAGAGCGGATTGCTTTGTTGCGCTCTGTCTTGGTAGCTGTTACAAGAATTCTCTTTTTCGCTGATTTGATGTTAGCCATTCGTTACACCTCCCATACTGAGTTGTTCTTAGCGTTCATCAGTACAGACACGGAAGCACTGACGAAATCATGCTTATTTATGATAGAAGATCAGATGATGTTTGTCAATAAAAAAATAATTTTTTTTCGATATTTTCCCGCCGGGAGGCCGGTTACAGATTAGACAAATAATTCCTGACTATGCTATACTTTGTTTCGCAGATATTATCAGCCTCTGGAGAGGCTGTACAGGAGGAAATAAATTGATCGATCAGAGTAAAATCAGAAATTTTTGCATCATAGCCCATATAGATCATGGGAAATCCACCCTTGCTGACCGTATCATAGAAATGACGGGCACACTGACCGAACGGGAGATGACCTCACAGGTTCTGGACAATATGGAACTGGAGCAGGAACGGGGCATCACCATCAAATCCCAGGCGGTTCGGATTATTTATAAAGCGGATGACGGCGAGGAATATATCTTTAACCTGATAGACACGCCGGGGCATGTGGACTTCAATTATGAGGTGTCCCGCAGCCTGGCAGCCTGCGACGGAGCGATTCTGGTGGTGGACGCCGCCCAGGGCGTGGAGGCGCAGACCCTGGCCAATGTATATCTGGCCATTGATCACGATCTGGATGTCATGCCGGTGATCAACAAGATTGATCTGCCCAGCGCGGATCCGGACCGGGTCATTGAGGAAATCGAGGACGTGATCGGCATCGAAGCCCAGGATGCGCCCCGTATTTCTGCAAAAACAGGAGAAAACGTGCATCAGGTGCTGGAACAGATCGTTCAGAAGATTCCCGCGCCCACAGGAGATCCCAAGGCGCCCCTGCAGGCACTGATATTTGACTCGGTATATGATTCCTATAAAGGGGTGATCGTATTCTGCAGGATCAAGGAAGGATCTGTGAAAGTGGGAACCCGGATCCGCATGATGGCAACCGGTGCTGAGGCCGACGTAGTGGAAGTGGGATATTTTGGCGCCGGCCGCTATATTCCCTGTGATGAACTGAGCGCCGGCATGGTCGGTTATCTGACTGCCAGCATAAAGAATGTACGGGATACACGGGTCGGAGATACCGTGACGGATCGGGAACGTCCCTGCAGGGAGCCGCTGCCGGGATATAAAAAAGTGACACCCATGGTGTACTGCGGTGTGTATCCGGCAGACGGAGCCAAGTATCCGGATCTGCGGGACGCACTGGAAAAACTGCAGCTGAATGACGCGGCCCTGCAGTTTGAGCCGGAGACTTCGGCAGCGCTGGGATTCGGCTTCCGCTGCGGGTTCCTGGGTCTGCTGCATCTGGATATTATTCAGGAACGGCTGGAACGGGAATACGATCTGGATCTGGTTACCACAGCCCCCAGCGTTATTTACCGGGTGCACAAGACCGACGGAACCATGCTGGAGATCACAAATCCTTCCAACTTACCGGATCCTTCGGAAGTGGAATACATGGAAGAACCGGTGGTAGACGCGGAAATCATGGTAACCAGCGAATATATCGGCAGCATTATGGATCTGTGCCAGGAACGCCGGGGCGAATACATCAGCATGGAATATATTGAAGAGAGCCGCGCGGTTCTGAAGTACGTGCTGCCGCTGAATGAAATCATCTATGATTTCTTTGACGCGCTGAAATCCCGTTCCAGAGGATATGCTTCCTTTGATTATGAAATGAAGGGATACGTAAGGTCAGAACTGGTAAAACTGGACATCCTGATCAACCGGGAGGAAGTGGACGCCCTTTCCTTTATTGTATTCAAAGGCAGCGCGTATGACCGGGGACGGAAGATCTGCGAAAAATTAAAAGAAGAGATTCCGCGCCATCTGTTTGAAATACCGATTCAGGCGGCAGTGGGCGGCAAAGTAATTGCAAGGGAAACGGTCAAGGCGATGCGCAAGGATGTGCTTGCGAAGTGCTACGGCGGTGATATTTCCCGAAAGAGAAAACTGCTGGAAAAACAAAAAGAAGGCAAGAAACGCATGCGCCAGATCGGCAGCGTGGAAATTCCACAGAAGGCATTTATGAGCGTTCTGAAGCTGGATGATAAATAGAAAAGAGAAGAAACCATGAAACAGGCAGAATTGTATCTACACATTCCCTTTTGCGTAAGGAAGTGTGAATACTGCGATTTTCTGTCCGCTGCGCCGAAAGATTTCGCTGAAACAGAAGCTTATCTTTCGGCGCTTCTTCACGAAGCAGAAGAAAAGGCGGAAGATCTTGCGGATTATGAAATCATCAGTATATTTATTGGCGGAGGCACGCCGTCCATTTTAAGACCCCGGCAGATACAGCGGCTGATGGAAGGACTGTACCGGTGGTACCGGATCCGGGAAGACGCGGAAATCACGATGGAATGCAATCCAGGAACGGTGGACAGGGAAAAATTGAAGATCATGAAAGCTTCCGGCATCAACCGGATCAGCTTCGGCCTTCAGTCCTGCAGCAGAGAAGAACTGCAGCTTCTGGGCAGAATCCACACCTTTGAAGAGTTCCTGGACGGTTATCAGACGGCGCGTCAGACAGGATTTTCCAATATCAATGTGGACCTGATGTTCGGCCTGCCCAATCAGTCGCTGAAGACGTATAAGGACACGCTGCAGAAAGTGATTGCCCTGGAACCGGAACATATCTCCGCATACGGTCTGATCATTGAAGAAGGCACGCCGTTTTACCAGCGTTATGAAGAAGATGAACGGGCGCGGCAGCGCGGCGAGGAGCCGCGGGAGCTTCCCTCTGAGGAAACGGAGCGGCTGATGTATCTGCGTACTGCGGAGATTTTACGGCATGCCGGGTATCAGCGCTATGAAATATCCAATTACGCAAAAAAGGGGATGGAATGCCGCCACAACATGGGATACTGGACCGGTGTGGAATATCTGGGCCTGGGGCTGGGTGCCTCTTCCATGATGAAGGTGCATCTCCGGCACCGCAGCGGCGAGCTGACCCGTCCGGATCCGGTTTGGAGATTCCGGACGAACTCGGATCTTTCTTCATATATAAAAGGAGATTTTCACGCGGAATCCGAGACTGCGCTCAGCCTGAAGGAGCAGATGGAGGAATACGCTTTTCTCGGCCTTCGCCTGACGAAGGGGATCAGCAAGGCCGAATTCGGCAAACGCTTTCACAGGCCCTTTGACTCGGTTTACCGGGATACGGTTCGGAAAGCACAGAAAGAAGGCCTGCTGGCAGAAGAGGGAGACCGGGTGCGCCTGACTCCTGCGGGGATTGATATCAGTAATTATGTGCTCAGTCAGTTCCTGCTGGATTCCTGAACGGCAGCCGCGGCACATTTTTTATTATTTTCAGAATTTTTCCGAAAAAAATCTTCCGAATGCTTGACAAAGGATTAGGGTGGTAGTATATTAGCCTCAGAAGCGATTAGCACTCCAGACTAATGAGTGCTAACAAATGAGAAACGAAGGAAGAGGCACGAACGAGATGGATGCACTGGATGAAAGAAAAACAAAAATCCTGAATGCCATCATAAGGACCTATCTGGATACCGGGGAACCGGTCGGATCCAGAACCATATCCAAGATGACGGACCTGAATCTGAGTTCAGCGACGATCCGCAATGAGATGTCTGATCTGGAGGAGCTGGGATACATTCTGCAGCCCCACACATCGGCAGGACGGATTCCTTCGGATCAGGGCTATCGCTTCTATGTGGACAACCTGATGAAAGACAAAGATCAGGAAATCTCCGATATGAAGGATTTCGTTATCGAGCATACAGAAAAAATGGAAAAAGTGCTGAAAGAAGCGGTGAAGCTCCTGGCGGCAAATACCAATTATGCGACAATGATATCCACACCGGCGGTGACGGGCAGCAAGCTGAAATTTATCCAGCTGTCCAATGTGGACCAGAATCATGTGCTGGCGACCATTGTGCTGGACGGGAACCTGGTAAAGAACAAGATGATCAAAGTCAGCGAATCCCTGGATCAGGAGACCATGCTGAAACTGAACATCCTGCTGAATTCCAGCTTAAACGGACTGACACTGGATCAGATTAATCTGGGTACGATTACCCGTCTGAAAGAGCAGGCCGGCAGCCACAGCAGCATGATTTCGGATGTGCTGGACGCGGTTGCCAACGCGATCCAGCCGGATGAAGACCTGGAGGTTTATACCAGCGGGGCCAAGAACATCTTCCGCTATCCGGAGCTGAGTGATTCCCACAAGGCCTATGAGCTGATTTCGGCCCTGGAGGACAAGACCGGACTGAAGAATTTTCTCGCGGACAAGGCTTCCGAACAGTCGGACTCGGATGAGATACAGGTTTATATCGGCAGTGAGAATGAGATGGAAGAGATGGAAGACTGCAGCGTCGTGACAGCAAATTATGACCTGGGCGGCGGCCTGCGGGGAACCATCGGAATCGTCGGTCCGAAGCGTATGGATTACGGGAAAGTGGTTCAAAGCATGAAGATCATCAAGCAGCAGCTGGATGATCTGTATCCGGAACGAAAGAACAAAAAACTGGAAATCGCCATCCGGCAGGATTTTTTTAACGCGCTGACGACAGAAAAAGAGTCGGATGATTAGCAGAAAATAAAGCGAGAAAGGAGTGCGACCATGGAAGACAACAAGACAACGAAGGCTGATCTTGACCAGGAAGAACTCAAACATAAAGCAGAAGATTCCCAGGCGGAAGATTCAGTGAAGAAAACAGAAGAACCGGAACAGGAGCCGGCGGAGGCAGCAGAGCAGGCATCCGCAGAAGGTGAGAAGCTGGACGACGGATTCTTTAAAAAGAAAAAGAAAAAAGACAAAAAAGACGAGCAGATCGAAGAACTGACCGATCGTCTGAAACGCCAGATGGCGGAATTTGACAATTTCCGGAAACGCACCGAAAAGGAAAAAACACAGATGTTTGAAATCGGGGCAAAGGATATTATTGAGCGTATCCTTCCGGTAGTGGACAACTTTGAGCGGGGACTGGCAGCAGTATCCGAAGAAGACAAAGACAGTCCGATTGTACAGGGCATGGAGCAGATTTACAAACAGCTGGTAACCAGCCTGGAAGAAGCAGGCGTTACCGTCATCGAAGCAGAGGGACAGACCTTTGACCCGAACCTTCACAATGCAGTGATGCATGTGGATGACGATGCCTTTGGTGAGAATGTTGTGGCAGAGGAGTTCCAGAAAGGGTATAAATACCGGAATTCTATCGTACGGCACAGCATGGTGAAAGTTGCAAACTAACTGTATTTGAATATAGATTGAGAAAAGCAGGAAACAATTTCAGGAGGATAATACGATGAGCAAGATTATAGGTATTGATTTAGGTACTACAAACAGCTGCGTAGCAGTTATGGAAGGCGGACAGCCGGTAGTAATCGCCAACACAGAGGGCGCAAGAACCACACCGTCCATTGTCGCCTTTACCAAAAACGGCGAGCGTCTGGTAGGCGAGCCGGCAAAACGTCAGGCAGTAACAAATGCCGAAAAGACAATTTCATCCATCAAACGTGAGATGGGTACCGATTACAAAAAGGAAATCGACGGAAAGAAATATACACCGCAGGAAATCTCCGCAATGATTCTTCAGAAGCTGAAAGCAGACGCAGAGAACTACCTGGGTGAGAAAGTGACAGAAGCGGTTATCACTGTGCCTGCATATTTCAATGACGCGCAGCGTCAGGCAACCAAGGACGCAGGCAAGATTGCCGGTCTGGATGTAAAACGTATCATCAACGAGCCTACCGCAGCAGCACTGGCTTACGGACTGGACAACGAAAAAGAACAGAAAATCATGGTATACGACTTAGGCGGCGGTACTTTTGATGTTTCCATCATCGAAATCGGTGACGGCGTCATCGAAGTTCTGTCCACTTCCGGCGACAACCGTCTGGGCGGCGACGACTTCGATAACAAGATCACACAGTGGCTCCTTACCGAATTCAAGAATCAGGAAGGCGTGGATCTGTCCACAGATAAGATGGCGCTTCAGAGACTGAAAGAAGCAGCTGAGAAGGCAAAGAAAGAGCTTTCTTCCGCTACCACTACCAACATCAACCTTCCGTTCATTACAGCTACAGCAGACGGCCCGAAACATCTGGATATGAATCTGACCAGAGCGAAATTTGATGAACTGACCCATGACCTGGTGGAGAGAACTTCCGTACCGGTTCAGAACGCTTTAAGAGATGCCGGAATCACAGCTGCCGACCTGGGACAGGTACTGTTAGTCGGCGGTTCCACACGTATCCCGGCGGTACAGGATAAAGTAAAAGCACTGACCGGCAAAGAACCCAGCAAGAACTTAAACCCGGACGAGTGTGTGGCAATCGGCGCTTCCATTCAGGGCGGCAAGCTGGCCGGAGATGCCGGTGCCGGCGATATCCTTCTGCTGGATGTTACACCGCTGTCTCTGTCCATCGAAACCATGGGCGGCATCGCGACCACACTGATTGAGCGGAATACCACCATTCCTACCAGAAAGAGCCAGATCTTCTCCACTGCGGCAGACAACCAGACTGCAGTAGATATCAACGTGGTGCAGGGCGAGCGTAAGTTTGCCAAAGACAATAAATCCCTCGGCCAGTTCCGTCTGGATGGAATCCCGCCGGCACGCCGCGGCGTTCCGCAGATCGAGGTAACCTTTGATATTGATGCCAACGGTATCGTTAATGTATCCGCTAAGGACCTGGGTACCGGAAAAGAGCAGCATATCACCATTACCGCAGGTTCCAACATGTCGGAAGAAGATATCAACAAAGCCGTGCAGGAAGCTGCTCAGTTCGAGGCAGAAGATAACAAACGGAAAGAGGCAATTGACGCAAGAAATGACGCGGATGCCTTTGTATTCCAGACAGAGAAAGCCCTGGAAGAAGTGGGTGCCAATGTATCCGACGCAGATAAAGCTCCGGTACAGGCAGACCTGGATGCATTAAAGAAGATTCTGGAGGAGCATCCGGATGCAAGCCAGATGACGGATGCGCAGGTAGACGAGCTGAAAGCTGCAAAAGAGAAACTGATGAACAGCGCGCAGACCGTATTCACCAAGATGTATGAGCAGCAGGCACAGGCACAGCAGGGCGCTGCAGGCGCTGATGCCGGCGCACAGCAGCAGAGCACCGGCGGATCCGACGATGATGTAGTAGACGCTGATTATAAAGAGGTATAAGAAATAGCATATGGCAGAACAAAAACGCGATTATTATGAGGTCCTCGGAGTAGACCGAAGCGCGGACGATGCCACGATAAAAAAAGCTTACAGAAAATTGGCGAAAAAGTATCACCCGGATGCAAATCCGGGTGATGCTGAAGCTGAGAAAAAGTTTAAAGAAGCATCGGAAGCATATGCTGTTCTGAGTGACAGCGAAAAGAGAAGACAGTATGACCAGTTCGGCCATGCGGCATTTGAAGGCGGCGCCGGCGGTGGCGGCGGCTTTGATTTCTCCGGAATGGATATGGGAGATATCTTCGGAGATATTTTCGGCGAATTCTTCGGAGGGGGCAGAGCCTCCCGCTCCGCAGGCAGTCAGCCCATGAAAGGCGCCAATCTGCGTGCCAGGGTACGGATTTCCTTTGAGGAAGCCGTATTCGGCTGCGACCGGGAACTGGAGATCACATTGAAAGACGAATGTGAATCCTGCCACGGCACCGGCGCAAAGGCAGGCACTTCACCGGTTACCTGTTCCAAGTGCGGCGGCAAGGGGAAGATTGTCTTTTCCCAGCAGTCGTTATTCGGCATGGTACAGAATGTATCCACCTGCCCGGACTGTAACGGTACCGGAAAAGTAATTAAAGAAAAGTGCCCGGATTGTCACGGAAGCGGCTATATCGCCTCCCGCAAAAAGATCAAAGTCA
This genomic window contains:
- a CDS encoding DNA internalization-related competence protein ComEC/Rec2, which codes for MRHFRILLLSAAAAAVILMYLSGMMESQRCSSFFSQDLRGTATGIVTERSRKEEGAVYVIHRVSVRSGKGGYRLPGMLLYSRNDRIPAGSRVRVSGVMQPFSRRTNEGNFDPRQYYQQKRIFCCLTCDSIQVICYPRFPVREGLTEIRERLAAVYQQALPGRTAGILCALTVGDRSGLEEEELAAYQDHGIAHILAISGLHVSVVGMSLYRLLRKRFRVSYGAAVSVCGMVLLLYGAVSGWPASSARAVIMSLYMLGAEWSGRKYDSRMGLLSAALILLLVDPFFLRQAGFQLSFCAILSILALYPSVSALYGRFPLPPPVRALLDRSGFAMSLTVSLGMLPLTAWYFYQIPVYAVFLNLLVIPLCGPLLICALASGLLGLVSLTGAGILLLPCRGILALFRSAMDLTDLLPGGTWIVGRPPLWAMALFYIMLFGTAVWMRLLERRLVQRRDQSGAARRRKIYRRCCVLRGLLTGGSAAVMSVFLLVPPPPSFEINLLDVGQGDGIHIQTADGGNVCIDGGSSNISSVGLRRILPYLRYRKVKKIDWWLVSHTDEDHISGLLEILRAGYPVSNLVFSRASAAADAGDAGMGELRKAAAAAGCRVVYVQAGDCLRMGKITMTCLYPRRNDRSEDPNELCQVWRLEGGGISALFTGDLGKKGEEEMIRRGQVRKVDVLKVGHHGSKGSTSEEFLRKAAPEAALISVAEHNRYRHPSPDTLKRLREAGARIYTTKNGGQIRIRVRASETGTNGSRAFYTERPCGYSD
- a CDS encoding DMT family transporter; amino-acid sequence: MAKTPALILCALISCALWGSAFPSIKIGYRLFAVAGSDTGAQMLFAGLRFFLAGIQVLIFESIRRRKVILPDRAALPGIAVLSLFQTILQYAFFYTGLAHSTAVKGALITGTTTFFSILTAALLFRAERLSLLKLLGCLVGFAGLVLVNLGGTSVSLHAAPLGDALMLLSALSSGISTACLKIFSGKHDPVMLSGWQFSLGGIVLMGIGAGMGGHLHPAGPSAFLLLLYMALISSVAYTLWGILLKYHPVSRVTVFSFTIPIFGVLLSLLFAGENSTLPFAVFPALALVCAGILIVNQVTRREASPQSE
- the holA gene encoding DNA polymerase III subunit delta, whose protein sequence is MKQINTDIKNQTFQNLYLIFGEERYLAVQTKENLIRALTDPQDTMNYTVMEGKRTDPGELIELARTLPFFAERRVILVEDSGFFRSSQERLVNFLPELPESTVLIFAESEVDKRGKLYKYIQKHGHAAECGRQKTETLVLWVGQKLKAEHKKITRSVMELFLSRTGDDMNVIANELEKLLAYTMDRTVISAEDVEAVCGSQVQGKIFAMIDAIAERNQQKALRYYQDLVMLREPPMRILALITRQFHILEQLKSMQEKGVPRQQAASRLKIPPFAVKKNLGQASKFTADRLRKAFADCIRTDEEIKSGRQNDRLAVELLIIRYSA
- the rpsT gene encoding 30S ribosomal protein S20; amino-acid sequence: MANIKSAKKRILVTATKTERNKAIRSSVKTAIKKVEAAVAANDKEAASAALLAATSVISKAAGKGIYHKNNAARKVSRLSKLVNGMN
- the lepA gene encoding translation elongation factor 4, whose product is MIDQSKIRNFCIIAHIDHGKSTLADRIIEMTGTLTEREMTSQVLDNMELEQERGITIKSQAVRIIYKADDGEEYIFNLIDTPGHVDFNYEVSRSLAACDGAILVVDAAQGVEAQTLANVYLAIDHDLDVMPVINKIDLPSADPDRVIEEIEDVIGIEAQDAPRISAKTGENVHQVLEQIVQKIPAPTGDPKAPLQALIFDSVYDSYKGVIVFCRIKEGSVKVGTRIRMMATGAEADVVEVGYFGAGRYIPCDELSAGMVGYLTASIKNVRDTRVGDTVTDRERPCREPLPGYKKVTPMVYCGVYPADGAKYPDLRDALEKLQLNDAALQFEPETSAALGFGFRCGFLGLLHLDIIQERLEREYDLDLVTTAPSVIYRVHKTDGTMLEITNPSNLPDPSEVEYMEEPVVDAEIMVTSEYIGSIMDLCQERRGEYISMEYIEESRAVLKYVLPLNEIIYDFFDALKSRSRGYASFDYEMKGYVRSELVKLDILINREEVDALSFIVFKGSAYDRGRKICEKLKEEIPRHLFEIPIQAAVGGKVIARETVKAMRKDVLAKCYGGDISRKRKLLEKQKEGKKRMRQIGSVEIPQKAFMSVLKLDDK
- the hemW gene encoding radical SAM family heme chaperone HemW is translated as MKQAELYLHIPFCVRKCEYCDFLSAAPKDFAETEAYLSALLHEAEEKAEDLADYEIISIFIGGGTPSILRPRQIQRLMEGLYRWYRIREDAEITMECNPGTVDREKLKIMKASGINRISFGLQSCSREELQLLGRIHTFEEFLDGYQTARQTGFSNINVDLMFGLPNQSLKTYKDTLQKVIALEPEHISAYGLIIEEGTPFYQRYEEDERARQRGEEPRELPSEETERLMYLRTAEILRHAGYQRYEISNYAKKGMECRHNMGYWTGVEYLGLGLGASSMMKVHLRHRSGELTRPDPVWRFRTNSDLSSYIKGDFHAESETALSLKEQMEEYAFLGLRLTKGISKAEFGKRFHRPFDSVYRDTVRKAQKEGLLAEEGDRVRLTPAGIDISNYVLSQFLLDS
- the hrcA gene encoding heat-inducible transcriptional repressor HrcA; amino-acid sequence: MRNEGRGTNEMDALDERKTKILNAIIRTYLDTGEPVGSRTISKMTDLNLSSATIRNEMSDLEELGYILQPHTSAGRIPSDQGYRFYVDNLMKDKDQEISDMKDFVIEHTEKMEKVLKEAVKLLAANTNYATMISTPAVTGSKLKFIQLSNVDQNHVLATIVLDGNLVKNKMIKVSESLDQETMLKLNILLNSSLNGLTLDQINLGTITRLKEQAGSHSSMISDVLDAVANAIQPDEDLEVYTSGAKNIFRYPELSDSHKAYELISALEDKTGLKNFLADKASEQSDSDEIQVYIGSENEMEEMEDCSVVTANYDLGGGLRGTIGIVGPKRMDYGKVVQSMKIIKQQLDDLYPERKNKKLEIAIRQDFFNALTTEKESDD